The nucleotide sequence TACGTCTCTTCCGTTTAAAATATGTATTTTGTTATGTGATCACGTGACACTGTTAAAGTGTAtttggtaattaataaataaatgcttccgccttgtataatttattttttttttttttttagtggtgTCACAACTAGCCTGATCAACTAGGATCGTGTGCCCGTGCAAGCCACCCATCCTCGTATTATCTTTACTTGTATGTTAGTTGGTTATTAGCATGATTGTTTTGTGGATTGCATGTTTTCTGCTTaagcttggtctgttagatagattccattcacttagccgagtgctaatcccccacattccacctttgcaggtttaggtactgcttgtTTGGTTGGGCTTCCGGGCATGAAGACATGTTTGACGAGCGAACTATGATGTGAACTTTTGTAACAGTTGTTTTGCAATAAGTAACATCGTTTTGTGAACCTAAACTTAATTACGCGGATTTATGTAATGATGTAATTAATGTTGTGGTTTTAATATTAAAGTCTTcccctgtgatttaaaaaaaaatggtcggtgttCCAATTATTCCGAGCTACTCGATTCATAATATTCATAGTTCGAGTCCTCATGAATATCTATATCGTCTGAAAATTCCCAATCAGAGAAATTTGATTTTTCGATGTCCAGCTCCACAATATATGTGGTGCCGTCCTTAACACTTACATAAACACAGTTTGGACTAATAACTAGATTTACTACTCCGTCAACGCGTTCGACATCTCACATATGAATAAGAACACTAGTTAATGtgaaattttgatttttcatatggtcGATAGTGCAATTTTTCATATCGATAATATGACCCCACTATCCCGCGATCGATTTGAAAAGCTTTTCCTTCCAGATAGTAGCCGGGACACCCCTAATATCAATCTAAGCTAAACGACCCGATGACCAATATGATGCATGAAGTTGTCCAACTTTGTTTAGCCATCTCCTGATACCATGATCATTTTGGTTGAGAATGTTGGCAACTGGACTGGCTGAAACGCAGACTATCATAACTTCGAGACCACCAAAGTGAGAAGTCATGAAGTCCTTCAACCTTGTACAATGTTTCAACTTGGTTCAAGTACCAAGATGTTCTTTAGTTAACTGATTAGAGACTTACTAAATAATTACTATTCGATTTCATTGTCTTCGATTGGAATGAATATGACCCTCTCAAGATCCCTAGAGTTTTTTCATTCAGTTTCTTGCTTTCTTAACTTTGTGCGTAAGTTACCAACAAGAGCGcctacttgtatgttaattttccTTTCATTACAATATGAGTTATGGGCTCGAATGTTTGATGAGAATGTGTCAGTGGTGTTACCATGATGTCCATTGTAAAACTTCTCGCTTCCCTTATTCTTTTCTCTTGCCCAAGCCTTACAAACTCTTACGGGGTTACCATTGAAAGTGATTTTACCCAACTCGTACAATAGTCGATCTTCATTGTAAACATCATTAAATTTGACAAATCCAAACCTCTAGCCATTCCTTAATCGTTTTTTTCGACCAGATAAATATCTCTTAGTGTTTCGTAAGGCTTGAATAAACTCCACATATATGGGACCTTCCAACTATCGGAGAAGTTGAAAAACATGAACGACTATAAACGGTAATTATTATACCCCAAGTATTGATTTCTATAGTTTCCATTGTACCGATCTCGATCTCTTCTAATGCTTTCGTGACTTGGATGAACTCTCTCCCCCACTTTTCATTTTTAAGAAGGAAAACATTTAATATTGAGAGCGTtacattttaattgttatttttaaaTTGTCTAAAACTAATTGTTTGGTACATAAATAGAATATAAGTTCACACATCACTTTTTGATTCATGTACACATAATTAtctaatttatttttaattatatttacaataataatataagttcaagttCTTAGATTAATCTAGGAGTATAACTGTAATTTTATGAAACAAAAGTGTATATGAATCAAAAAGTAATCTATGAGAATTACTTTTCATACGCATAACAATCACGCATTATCCCAAGTTTTTTCACATtacttagtgataatgataattgcGTACTTATCATATCTTATCCAAACAAGCGTAATTCTCAAAGTCACTAAATGACAAAGTGGGATTCTATTTTGCATACATCGCTTGGGATGAGATAGCAAAGTACTCCGTATTACGCTTTCATGTACTTTTGCATATTCTCATTTTTTTAATTCAATttcactaaaaaaaaaaattacagtatacagtattaatattaatttagatTGGAATTCCATATCTTCCGGTTagtttgaacaatatatatatatatatatatatatatatatatatatatatatatatatatatatatatatatatatatatatatatatatatattgtacttaTATAACTAGAACTTATAATAACTAGAAAAAAAtttgaccgcgcgttgctgcggttgtattcaacgcgcggtcgaatttgaatatacgttggtacctaatatatctaataagttgggttgtttgttgtacgtgtatgtatatgtatgaaatatagcccgaaatatttagtgtttttttaacgatggtcGTTTCACGTATagctagtcgcgttgtgttcgtaaaattacttcgagttgaacggtggtctcggaaaaatttaactcgaaccgagcgagaagataggacccgttaaAAAATCGGGTGGAATCAGGCTTTTttatgttaataaaaatatatatttacgctttctacTCCTGGAAAAATGTAAATTtaaggggccgttgtgtaaattgagtcaAATTCGAAGGATCGGTTGTAGTGTGAAGGCAAACTCAAGACGACAATTCGAAGTAGCGGAAACGACGAGATTTAGCGCGTGTTTTAGTAtgtaggtataatataatataatttatatatattatatatataattttatattaaatattaatttgtatttttataatataaatataaatataatatataattttatattaaatattaatttgtatttttataatataaatataaatataatataaatatacttGAAAATTGAATTATTATTCATAAGAAACAAGCGGTGTAGAGCAAAAATAGGTCCTATAAGTTGAACGGGTAGATCAGCAAAATAGAAGCACATATTAGTTGACCATTAACATTAATTAATTACCGTTACCATTGGGTATTATTTTACGAGTAACCGGTGAAATATAGATGACAAACGGTGTGGCGCAAAAACAGATGGATTTAATCTCCCGCCACATACCGCACCTGATAACAAGTAAAACCCTAACAACCAGACACGTGTCagttttcacctttcctagtcatacaGTAATACTACTCTCCTTACAACACACAAATACAAATTCCACcttcatatattctttttaatttcttaaataaataaataattcccACTTTTTCCCCCTTTCTCTCTCTACAAATCCCCCAATTTGTATccactttctctctctaaaaatctCTTCAATTCGTATCGAATTTTTGCTCGATTCATTCGATTTCGCTATCTTCATCATCTGCATTCATCGTATATGGATTCACGTTAACGCCGATTAGGTTAATTTCGATCTCGCCGAAAATTAGGGTTTTTTTATTCGTCGCGTTTCGCCGTAGTTAATCAATCGATTAATCAGGTCATATTCTTTCACTTGTTAATTTGTTCAATTATTTTTGATTCAGATTGAATCTGTGTGTTCTCGTTtcgtgtaattagggtttagtatgaaCGCTCGTTGATTCTTTATCGTTTGTGTATATTTGTTTGGATGTAGATATAATTTTACGCGGTATATAATTCTGTACAATAGCCAATTCAAGAAACTCGGTGAAATTTTTGGCGCGTTTTTTAGTTTGCCCCCAAAATTGAGGGTTTTCTTGTTGAAAGCGTTTTTCTTCCGATTTACGTTATTTTTTAAGTTTTTGgtggaaaataataaaaaaataagaaaaaatcagaaaaagtaaaaaaaaaaaaaaaaaaaaaaaaatcagaaaagaAGTCTTTTTAATCATTAGTGTCGAATTTAGGGTTAAAGAAAAATGGCATTGAATTATTCTCAACGTCCGATTTTTCCTGCTCATACATCGGAAGACAATTTGGTATCACAGTTGAAAGGGGGTGAGAGTTATGATAAGGGTGGATCTTCGGAAGCAGGTTTATCGAAAGACATTATCGATATGTTGCCATCTGACCCGTTTGGAATGGATATTAGTACTACACTGACAGCTTTTACAGGATGGCTTGGTGATTTAGAATTGGATTATAGTGATTTAGAATTGGATTATGGGAGGAACAAGAAAGAAGATTATGGGTTATTTGCTGGTTTTAATATTTTTTGGAATGGTGCTATGAGGTTTCAATCGTTTCCAACGAATTTGGTCTGTCATGATTATTACTACAATAAGGGTATTAATGGTGGAACTGTAGGTGTTGTTGCTATGAAAGCTGATGAATCTGCAAATGGTTTTGCTACTTGTCCTGATGTAATTGGTGGAGAGCCTCATCAGGCTTTTGTTCTTGCTCTTAGTTATTTAGGAATTAAAGATCTACTTGTGGTTGAGCGTGTTTGTAAATCATTGTGTTATACTATTCGAAATGATTCTCTTTTATGGAGGAACCTTCTTATTAAGCATCCATTGAATGAGAGGATTACTGATGATGTTCTTGTTCAATTAACCAACCGGGCTGAAGGTAATCTCCGATGTTTGAGCCTAATAAAATGCCCAAAGATTACAGATGATGGTCTCAGACGTGTACTCGAAAATAATCCAAAATTGACTAAGGTAATAATTGTTGGTTTCTTTTTTATAATTTCGTTTATATTTGCAGTAGTAAACAGTGTCAGCAGACTGATCTTTTTTGTTTCATTTTTGATACAGTTATTCATTCCTGGATGTACAAGACTTAGCATTGATGGTATTTTGAGTAACTTGACTGCATTTACTTTAAGTACAGACACTGCTGGTATTAAGTACATAAGAACAGGCGGGTTCTACGGTATAACACTTGATCACTTTGAAATGTTGAAGAGCTTGTTGGGCATTCAGAGAAGTGATACCACTCCGCATTATTATCATCGGGCGAACTCATATTTGTTATCTGATGATGATGACCGTGCTATAGATGTTGAAGTATGTCCTAGATGTCAGAATTTGAGGCTTGTTTATGACTGTCCAGCTGATGGTTGTCAACCAAAAGATCAATGTAGGGCCTGCATAATCTGCATTCCTCGGTGTGCTAAATGTGGGCGGTGTGTACATAATAGTGAATATGAAGAAATGTTCTCGTTGGAGTATCTTTGTTCAGAATGTTTGAAACAGTTGCCTAAGTGTCAAGAGCCACATGAAGTCCCAGTTGGTACTTGTAGGAACTCGGGTGACACCACTTGTCTTCATGGCTAAGTTGGATTTTTTTTTTCTGCTTTATAGCATGGTTAATATAATCCGATAGTTGGAGGTGTGCAAGGCTGTGGCTAATCGTTTAGTTGTTTGTTTTGTTAAAGAATTCCCTTATGGTTTGAGAGAGAAGAAAAaatcaaagaaaagaagaaaaaggaGGTATCGAGAATACGTAGGCTGAAGAAGGGGTGATTGCTAAGATGAGGGTATGGAATATGGGTAGGTCCCGGATTGTATTTTGTTACACACTGAGATGGTTAACGTGCCTGTTCATAGTGAAGATGATGCTACTGTTATGCATGTTTGCATGTTTGATGTCTCATATGATCTTTGATGCTCCTATTGCGCGTGTGTTAAGTGTTCTTCATGATCATGCATCATGCTGCTACTACGCGTGTTAAGCGTCACATGATGATGATGCTACTGCTCTGAGTACCAAGTTCTGTTGGAGTCATGGTGATCTCAACCCACATCCTGGGAGAGCAGAAGCTTCCAGAAGCATCCCTGAGGGTGTCTAAATGGGTGGGTGTATAAATGGTGTGACCACAGAAGGTGTCTGAATGTATTTGGCCTTCTGACTTGACTTGCAAATATGCGAGCATATTCAACTGAAGAGATGTTGCTGTTCAGTCCGTGTTGTTGCTAGATGAAACTTTTAGCTCTC is from Rutidosis leptorrhynchoides isolate AG116_Rl617_1_P2 chromosome 10, CSIRO_AGI_Rlap_v1, whole genome shotgun sequence and encodes:
- the LOC139872114 gene encoding F-box protein SKIP14-like; this translates as MALNYSQRPIFPAHTSEDNLVSQLKGGESYDKGGSSEAGLSKDIIDMLPSDPFGMDISTTLTAFTGWLGDLELDYSDLELDYGRNKKEDYGLFAGFNIFWNGAMRFQSFPTNLVCHDYYYNKGINGGTVGVVAMKADESANGFATCPDVIGGEPHQAFVLALSYLGIKDLLVVERVCKSLCYTIRNDSLLWRNLLIKHPLNERITDDVLVQLTNRAEGNLRCLSLIKCPKITDDGLRRVLENNPKLTKLFIPGCTRLSIDGILSNLTAFTLSTDTAGIKYIRTGGFYGITLDHFEMLKSLLGIQRSDTTPHYYHRANSYLLSDDDDRAIDVEVCPRCQNLRLVYDCPADGCQPKDQCRACIICIPRCAKCGRCVHNSEYEEMFSLEYLCSECLKQLPKCQEPHEVPVGTCRNSGDTTCLHG